The following are encoded in a window of Flavobacterium cupriresistens genomic DNA:
- a CDS encoding OsmC family protein — MKFTRTANANWKGTGMEGTGTISTQSTTLNNAQLSFKTRFAEGVGTNPEELIAAAHSGCFTMQLSFLLTEAGFIPEDLNTKAKVTLEDGTITLIQLELEGKVPGISEEQFQELAQKAKAICPISKLLNTEITLSTTLTA; from the coding sequence ATGAAATTTACAAGAACAGCAAACGCAAATTGGAAAGGTACAGGAATGGAAGGAACAGGAACCATCAGTACCCAAAGCACTACCTTAAACAATGCACAATTATCCTTTAAAACCCGCTTTGCAGAAGGTGTAGGAACAAATCCTGAAGAATTAATCGCAGCCGCACACTCAGGATGTTTTACCATGCAACTGAGCTTTTTGTTAACCGAAGCCGGTTTTATCCCGGAAGATTTGAATACAAAAGCAAAAGTAACTTTAGAAGACGGAACCATTACTTTAATTCAATTAGAACTCGAAGGAAAAGTTCCGGGAATCTCAGAAGAACAATTTCAGGAATTAGCTCAGAAAGCAAAAGCGATTTGTCCAATTTCAAAACTACTGAATACAGAAATCACGCTATCAACTACACTAACAGCTTAA
- a CDS encoding alpha/beta hydrolase, with protein MKTTTAKEQMKSYFMFAVLFFSLLFSTTIATAQTTPPVKNVVLVHGAFADGSGWRALYDILSKKGYHVTIVQNPLSSLEDDVNATKVVLDNQDGPTVLVGHSWGGSVITEAGNHPNVVALVYVAAFQPDNGETTVQWLKTAPPAPENGILNPDDKGIVYYDKAKFHAGFAADIPKDQADFMYASQGAFYAKGFGTPITKAAWRDKPTYGIVATDDKSINPEIERAMYKRSKTKITEIKGSHVVFMSQPKAVADVIIKASKESAKK; from the coding sequence ATGAAAACAACAACAGCAAAAGAACAAATGAAGTCCTATTTCATGTTCGCAGTATTATTTTTCTCCTTGCTATTTTCAACTACTATTGCAACAGCACAAACCACTCCACCGGTAAAAAATGTAGTTTTAGTGCATGGTGCTTTTGCAGATGGTTCAGGATGGAGGGCTTTGTATGATATTTTAAGCAAAAAAGGATATCATGTAACGATTGTTCAGAACCCACTTTCTTCTCTTGAGGATGATGTAAACGCAACAAAAGTAGTTTTAGACAACCAAGACGGACCAACTGTTTTAGTCGGACATTCCTGGGGTGGATCTGTAATTACAGAAGCCGGAAACCATCCAAATGTAGTCGCTTTAGTTTATGTTGCAGCTTTCCAGCCCGATAATGGCGAAACTACCGTACAATGGCTAAAAACCGCTCCTCCTGCTCCGGAAAATGGAATCTTAAATCCCGACGATAAAGGAATTGTATATTATGATAAAGCTAAATTCCACGCCGGTTTTGCTGCCGATATTCCAAAAGACCAAGCCGACTTCATGTACGCTTCTCAAGGTGCTTTTTATGCCAAAGGCTTTGGAACTCCAATCACCAAAGCGGCCTGGAGAGACAAACCAACTTATGGAATTGTAGCTACTGACGATAAAAGTATCAATCCGGAAATAGAACGTGCGATGTACAAACGTTCTAAAACAAAAATAACGGAAATAAAAGGTAGTCATGTAGTGTTTATGTCGCAACCAAAAGCAGTTGCTGATGTAATTATCAAAGCATCGAAAGAGAGTGCTAAAAAATAA
- a CDS encoding NAD-dependent epimerase/dehydratase family protein yields MRVIITGATGMVGEGVLLECLDNYAVKKVLMINRKASAIKHPKLEELIVLDFMQLSRYSDVLKSYDACFYCAGVSSVGMDEVKYTYVTYDTTLAFARALSEINPNMVFNFVTGSHTDTSENGKVMWARVKGKTENDLMKLPFRGQYNFRPGFMKPFKEQKNVKTIFKMIIPFFPLLFPKKSLTLKDVGQAMINTVKDGYPKQILEIEDIKVLAEL; encoded by the coding sequence ATGAGAGTAATTATTACAGGTGCCACAGGAATGGTTGGCGAAGGTGTTTTATTAGAATGTCTTGACAACTACGCGGTCAAAAAAGTATTAATGATCAACCGCAAAGCTTCCGCAATTAAACATCCAAAACTAGAAGAATTAATTGTATTGGACTTTATGCAACTAAGCCGCTACAGTGATGTTCTGAAAAGCTATGATGCCTGTTTCTATTGTGCCGGCGTAAGTTCTGTTGGCATGGACGAAGTAAAATATACCTATGTAACTTACGATACGACTTTGGCTTTCGCGCGAGCATTATCAGAAATTAACCCCAACATGGTTTTCAATTTTGTTACCGGAAGTCATACCGATACTTCCGAAAATGGAAAAGTAATGTGGGCACGTGTAAAAGGAAAAACAGAGAATGATTTAATGAAATTACCCTTCAGAGGGCAATATAATTTCCGTCCGGGTTTTATGAAACCTTTCAAAGAACAGAAAAATGTAAAAACCATATTTAAAATGATTATTCCGTTTTTCCCACTTTTGTTTCCTAAAAAATCTTTGACTTTGAAAGATGTTGGACAGGCGATGATTAATACGGTTAAAGACGGTTATCCGAAACAAATTTTGGAGATAGAGGATATTAAGGTGTTGGCGGAATTGTAA
- a CDS encoding hydrogen peroxide-inducible genes activator, whose product MTIQQLKYIVALDEERHFARAADVCMVSQPGLTIQLKNLEEEIGIKIFDRNKVPLTPTELGKEIINRARKILRETNEIRDFVVNEKNMLEGELKIGVISTLSPYLIPLFIKTMKEVTPKVHFIIKEANTGQLMHDVETGALDVAIMATPTGNKNLMEHPIFKEPFVAYLNKEHPMASEDFYEIQPGDKPFLLLLQNEYCYNAQLLDICGLKTPGKIKEQFSYDISSIETLKNLVRAELGFAIIPQLSILNEKENMLFKAFKDPKPVREISFVVSDTFSKKLLLEKMNEAIWSCLPEALKANFSYKKIRWNDSPYFVDAVSKF is encoded by the coding sequence ATGACGATTCAACAGTTAAAATATATAGTCGCTTTAGACGAGGAACGCCATTTTGCAAGGGCTGCAGACGTTTGTATGGTTTCACAACCCGGATTGACCATTCAGCTAAAAAATCTCGAAGAAGAAATCGGAATTAAAATTTTTGATCGAAATAAAGTGCCACTGACACCAACGGAACTTGGAAAAGAGATTATAAACAGGGCCAGGAAAATTTTGCGTGAGACGAATGAAATCCGCGATTTTGTGGTAAACGAAAAGAATATGCTGGAAGGGGAGTTGAAAATTGGCGTGATTTCTACCTTATCTCCTTATTTAATTCCGTTGTTTATTAAAACGATGAAAGAGGTTACACCAAAAGTTCATTTTATCATCAAGGAAGCCAATACGGGACAATTGATGCATGATGTAGAGACCGGTGCTCTTGATGTAGCGATTATGGCGACACCTACCGGAAATAAAAATCTGATGGAACATCCGATTTTTAAGGAGCCATTTGTGGCGTATCTGAATAAAGAACACCCGATGGCAAGTGAGGATTTTTATGAAATTCAACCGGGAGACAAACCCTTTTTATTATTGCTTCAGAATGAGTATTGTTACAATGCGCAATTATTGGATATCTGTGGTTTGAAAACACCGGGAAAAATAAAAGAACAGTTTAGTTACGATATAAGTTCTATTGAAACGCTCAAAAATTTGGTTCGTGCGGAGTTAGGTTTTGCTATTATTCCGCAGCTTTCTATTTTAAACGAAAAGGAAAATATGCTTTTTAAGGCTTTTAAAGACCCTAAACCGGTACGTGAAATCAGTTTTGTGGTATCGGATACTTTTTCTAAAAAGTTACTGTTAGAAAAGATGAATGAAGCGATTTGGAGTTGTTTGCCGGAGGCACTTAAAGCTAATTTTAGCTATAAAAAAATTAGATGGAACGACTCTCCTTATTTTGTTGATGCGGTGAGTAAGTTTTAG
- a CDS encoding ABC transporter ATP-binding protein encodes MLTAENLTKKYGDQIALNALNLTIKKGEIFALLGQNGAGKTTTINLFLGFIQPTGGTLKINDISVTENAQETKKHVAYIPETVMLYPNLTGIENLKFFSSLAGFNYSIGELTYFLTKAGLQITAHGQNLGGYSKGMRQKVGIAIAIAKKAKVLLLDEPTSGLDPKASNEFSQILKELSADGTAILMATHDIFRAREVATHIGIMKQGNLMTIIEASKISANELENLYLQTV; translated from the coding sequence ATGCTTACAGCAGAAAATCTGACCAAAAAATATGGCGACCAGATCGCTTTAAATGCTTTAAATCTAACCATCAAAAAAGGAGAAATTTTCGCCCTTTTGGGACAAAATGGCGCAGGAAAAACAACTACGATTAATCTGTTTTTGGGTTTTATACAACCCACAGGTGGAACTTTAAAAATAAACGATATTTCGGTTACGGAAAATGCGCAGGAAACCAAAAAACACGTGGCATATATTCCGGAAACTGTAATGTTATACCCTAATCTTACCGGGATAGAAAACCTGAAATTCTTTTCGTCTCTGGCCGGATTCAACTATTCAATCGGAGAATTAACTTATTTTCTGACCAAAGCGGGTTTGCAAATTACAGCACACGGTCAAAATCTTGGGGGCTATTCTAAGGGAATGCGACAAAAGGTTGGAATTGCAATTGCGATTGCTAAAAAGGCTAAAGTGCTCCTGTTAGATGAACCTACAAGCGGCCTTGATCCCAAAGCTTCAAATGAGTTTTCACAAATCTTAAAAGAACTCTCTGCAGACGGAACCGCAATACTTATGGCAACACACGATATTTTCAGAGCTAGAGAAGTTGCTACACATATCGGAATCATGAAACAAGGAAATCTAATGACCATTATCGAGGCCAGCAAAATTTCGGCCAACGAATTAGAAAACTTGTATTTACAAACCGTATAA
- a CDS encoding Na+/H+ antiporter → MIENFPFYLSLIVVILFLVMLANKIKVAYPVVLVLAGLGISFIPGVPILHIQPELLFIIFLPPLLYEAAWAISWKELWRWRRIIASFAFVVVFLTAMSVAFVANYFIPGFSLALGFLLGGIISPPDAVSAGAILKFVKVPKRFSSILEGESLLNDASSLIIFRFAMIAVATGQFIWYEATLNFGWMLIGGVGIGLLIAFIFMKAHKYLPTDSNIDIVLTLIAPYIMYMAAEEVHSSGVLAVVSGGLFLSYYRHHFLSSRSRIRGSSVWESLCFVLNGIVFLLIGLDLPEITEGLEGVSISAAIGYGVLITAVIIIARIISAYGAVIITLIARNFITVADSRHPGYRVPIVLGWSGMRGVVSLAAALSIPLHLDNGELFPQRNLILFITFVVILLTLLIQGLTLPFLIRKIHLNDPDQVVPEEETVILIRRQLAEKALEHLYTKYSEVLKEQPALQQLARKWEDNKQMTTDITMAEECKVVYIEILSEQRAWLINRNKEEATLNEEIIRNQLRYLDLEEERLRYI, encoded by the coding sequence ATGATTGAAAACTTTCCATTTTATTTAAGTCTTATTGTGGTTATTTTATTTTTAGTAATGTTGGCCAACAAGATAAAAGTTGCGTACCCGGTAGTATTGGTTTTGGCTGGATTGGGAATTAGTTTTATTCCCGGTGTTCCGATTCTGCATATACAACCGGAGTTGCTTTTTATTATATTTTTACCTCCTTTATTGTATGAAGCCGCATGGGCAATTTCATGGAAAGAACTTTGGCGATGGCGACGTATTATTGCCAGTTTTGCTTTCGTCGTGGTATTTCTTACTGCGATGTCAGTTGCTTTTGTGGCGAATTATTTTATTCCGGGATTTTCACTGGCTTTGGGTTTTTTATTGGGCGGAATTATTTCGCCTCCTGATGCCGTAAGTGCGGGAGCCATTTTAAAATTTGTAAAAGTGCCTAAAAGATTTTCTTCTATTTTAGAAGGAGAAAGTCTGCTGAATGATGCTTCTTCGCTTATTATTTTTCGTTTTGCGATGATTGCAGTGGCAACGGGCCAGTTTATTTGGTACGAAGCCACACTGAATTTTGGTTGGATGTTAATTGGTGGTGTTGGTATTGGTTTATTAATTGCATTCATTTTTATGAAAGCCCATAAATACCTACCAACAGACTCTAATATTGATATTGTTTTAACTCTTATAGCACCTTATATCATGTATATGGCGGCCGAAGAAGTACACAGTTCCGGTGTATTAGCGGTTGTAAGTGGAGGCTTATTTTTATCGTATTACCGGCACCATTTTCTTAGCAGTCGCTCTCGTATAAGAGGCTCAAGTGTGTGGGAAAGTTTGTGTTTTGTTTTGAATGGCATCGTATTTTTATTAATCGGATTGGATTTGCCTGAAATTACAGAAGGCCTTGAAGGCGTTAGTATTTCTGCTGCGATTGGTTATGGTGTTTTGATTACTGCCGTGATAATAATAGCGCGAATTATATCTGCTTACGGCGCTGTAATTATTACGCTTATTGCCCGTAATTTTATTACAGTAGCAGATTCGAGACATCCGGGTTACAGAGTCCCGATAGTACTTGGATGGTCGGGAATGCGTGGGGTGGTTTCACTTGCTGCAGCTTTGTCAATTCCATTGCATTTGGATAATGGAGAACTTTTTCCACAGCGAAACTTAATTCTCTTTATCACATTTGTTGTTATTCTGTTGACTTTGCTCATTCAGGGGTTAACCTTGCCTTTTTTAATACGAAAAATACATTTAAACGATCCTGATCAGGTAGTTCCCGAAGAGGAAACGGTAATTTTAATTCGAAGACAACTGGCAGAAAAAGCTTTGGAGCATTTATATACCAAGTATAGTGAAGTACTTAAGGAACAACCGGCCTTGCAACAATTGGCGCGGAAATGGGAGGATAACAAACAAATGACCACCGATATAACAATGGCCGAGGAATGTAAAGTGGTTTATATAGAAATATTAAGCGAACAAAGAGCCTGGCTCATTAACAGAAATAAAGAAGAGGCGACTCTGAACGAAGAAATCATCCGAAACCAATTGCGCTATCTGGATCTTGAAGAGGAAAGATTGAGGTACATTTAA
- a CDS encoding PLP-dependent aminotransferase family protein, whose translation MLRPWSLEIQLDKKSDKALYLQIADAIINAVKSGKLTKGNALPGSRQLGALLNVNRNTVIEALDVLIAEGWLITIDRKGTFIADVLPEIVSDKKRETKANATSEETKPYLTFDDGHPDSSLAPTNDLARAYREIFSRKSRWQIMGYSNEFGDIEFRKAIVQMLNFKRGMNITLDQICITRGSQMAMYLASHCLLSKGDFIMIENPGYQPAWEAFENANAQLLPVAVTSDGLDIDQVEVYLKKYPTIKAIYVTPHHQFPTTVTLSLKKRLRLIELSNQYNFTIIEDDYDNEFHFGQRPVLPISSYDNAKNFVYIGTLSKIVAPALRIGYLVSAAENIQKVGKHRKIIDVQGDNIMEEAVLQLINDGKIKRHLKKTNLIYKSKRDYFERLLTEHLKDKITFSRPEGGLAFWIVPNSEIDVLATFEKLQRSGIKIMSPQKFSFGPAISGFRLGYASLTEKQMEEGIRALAKIL comes from the coding sequence ATGTTACGACCTTGGTCACTTGAAATTCAATTAGACAAAAAATCAGACAAAGCCCTGTATCTGCAAATTGCTGATGCTATTATCAATGCTGTTAAATCGGGAAAATTAACCAAAGGCAATGCATTACCCGGAAGCAGGCAACTTGGCGCTTTATTAAATGTAAATCGAAATACCGTTATTGAAGCTCTGGATGTTTTAATCGCAGAAGGCTGGCTTATTACCATAGACCGAAAAGGAACTTTTATTGCAGATGTATTACCTGAAATTGTTTCTGACAAAAAACGCGAAACAAAAGCAAACGCCACTTCCGAAGAAACCAAACCCTATCTTACTTTTGATGATGGTCATCCCGACAGTAGTCTTGCCCCTACCAATGATCTTGCCCGCGCTTACCGCGAAATATTTAGTAGAAAATCCCGCTGGCAAATCATGGGATACAGCAACGAATTTGGCGATATCGAATTCAGAAAAGCAATAGTGCAAATGTTGAATTTCAAAAGAGGAATGAATATCACATTAGATCAGATTTGCATTACGCGAGGCAGCCAAATGGCCATGTATCTGGCTTCTCATTGTTTACTCTCAAAAGGAGATTTTATTATGATCGAAAATCCGGGATATCAACCTGCCTGGGAAGCCTTTGAAAATGCCAATGCACAGCTTTTGCCTGTAGCAGTCACTTCGGATGGTTTAGACATCGATCAGGTGGAAGTCTATCTAAAAAAATACCCTACTATAAAAGCGATCTATGTTACACCACACCACCAATTTCCGACGACGGTAACACTTAGTTTGAAAAAAAGATTGAGGCTTATTGAATTATCCAATCAATACAACTTTACCATAATTGAAGACGATTATGACAATGAATTCCATTTTGGTCAACGTCCTGTTCTGCCAATTTCCAGTTATGACAATGCTAAAAACTTTGTCTATATCGGTACTTTAAGCAAGATTGTTGCTCCGGCACTCCGCATTGGTTATTTGGTAAGTGCTGCTGAGAATATTCAAAAAGTAGGCAAACACAGAAAAATAATTGATGTGCAGGGAGATAATATTATGGAAGAAGCCGTTTTACAACTTATTAATGACGGTAAAATCAAAAGGCATCTTAAAAAAACCAATCTCATTTATAAGTCGAAAAGAGATTATTTTGAAAGACTGCTTACCGAGCATCTCAAAGATAAAATTACATTCAGCAGACCCGAAGGAGGATTGGCTTTTTGGATCGTCCCAAATTCTGAGATTGATGTACTGGCAACCTTTGAAAAATTACAACGCAGCGGCATCAAGATAATGAGCCCCCAGAAGTTTAGCTTTGGTCCGGCCATTTCAGGATTTAGATTGGGATACGCTTCACTCACTGAAAAACAAATGGAAGAAGGAATTAGGGCTTTGGCTAAGATTTTATAA
- a CDS encoding LLM class flavin-dependent oxidoreductase, giving the protein MEIGIDSFASAMYGDNNRLSPVEAMEQLLQRIEFADQVGLDVFGIGEHHKKEFLDSATTVILSAAAARTKQIRLTSAVSVLSAADPVRLYQSFATLDLISKGRAEIVVGRGSSIEAYPLFGFNLNDYDALFKEKLELLLQVRDTEFVTWSGKFRPALNNLPVYPRALQDKLPVWLGVGGSPESFVRAGSLGLPLMVAVIGGQTHRFRPLIDLYREAGKAAGYQPEDLKVGLHSPGYVSSTTESAITEYYPGYAELWTKLGKERGWPPVTKTSFDYLIDEKGVLVLGSPEQAAEKILRHSEALGGISRFTFQMDNAGLTHTQLMNAIELIGTKVKPLLQ; this is encoded by the coding sequence ATCGAAATCGGAATAGACAGTTTTGCGTCGGCGATGTACGGCGATAACAACAGACTTAGCCCTGTAGAGGCAATGGAGCAATTGCTTCAACGAATTGAATTTGCAGATCAGGTTGGTCTGGATGTATTTGGAATTGGCGAACATCATAAAAAAGAATTTTTAGATTCTGCTACCACTGTAATCCTAAGTGCAGCCGCAGCACGCACCAAACAAATTCGTTTGACTAGTGCCGTGAGCGTTTTAAGCGCCGCTGATCCTGTACGGTTGTATCAAAGTTTTGCAACACTGGATTTAATTTCTAAAGGAAGAGCAGAAATTGTAGTTGGTCGTGGTTCTTCTATTGAAGCTTATCCCCTTTTTGGATTTAATCTGAACGATTACGACGCTCTTTTTAAAGAAAAACTGGAACTTCTACTGCAAGTTCGCGATACTGAATTTGTCACCTGGTCGGGGAAATTCCGTCCGGCATTGAATAATTTACCTGTCTATCCGAGAGCGCTACAGGACAAACTACCCGTTTGGCTTGGTGTTGGCGGAAGTCCCGAATCCTTTGTCAGAGCTGGAAGTCTTGGTTTACCTTTGATGGTCGCCGTAATTGGAGGGCAAACACACCGATTTCGCCCGTTGATTGATTTGTACCGGGAAGCGGGGAAAGCTGCAGGTTATCAACCCGAAGACTTAAAGGTTGGTTTACATTCCCCTGGTTATGTATCTTCAACTACCGAAAGTGCTATAACAGAATATTATCCCGGTTATGCCGAACTTTGGACTAAATTAGGAAAAGAACGAGGCTGGCCTCCGGTTACCAAAACATCATTTGATTACCTTATCGACGAAAAAGGCGTTTTGGTTCTTGGAAGTCCGGAGCAGGCAGCAGAGAAAATTTTACGTCACAGTGAAGCCCTTGGAGGCATTTCAAGATTTACGTTCCAGATGGATAATGCAGGGCTTACTCATACACAATTGATGAACGCAATAGAATTAATCGGAACAAAAGTAAAACCGTTGCTACAATAA
- a CDS encoding TonB-dependent receptor domain-containing protein has product MKHLLSLFFLIIGINYGQSQVIKGQIIAFDTKEPIAKVNIKVLQSGKETITDQYGNFSLEGEGILEITSTGYKTQRITSSSDFFTIELETTLNELQTVEIVGRATKKYNSDYSFAATKTAVLNKDIPQSIATVTKELIADKGAFYLADAVKMASGVIPASYYNQYTIRGISQNEEGQIINGMRTRQYYFLQPLTNNIERVEVIKGPSSATFSSADPGGSINLVTKKPLATDRKEVSLSVGSFSTLRGTLDFTGPLNDSKTLLYRVNAAYQEAKSYRDLVSNKSFLISPSFSYIPNEKTAINTELIISDMTGTLDRGQPIFGAVAGVTNLKQTPISLNLGASGDYFKSKEMILTTNFVHKFNSKIGFNATYMKQTWTEDLQEHRTTNAFAVDINNKPVTSLAMMQFVQRQQYWDIDNLSAFFNFDYKTGKLNHKLLVGYDLSSWNKNKGGGQNAARGYVLKDGTVAGSFILANASNYQTTTVNGVVLPKPNVSFFDLNNPSYAMRSPEDYILNVRTALPSALTATNALYIQDLIQWEKFTFLLGLRKEWFEDITNYESNNELTVKKSALLPRVGVTYAVNQAVNVYTTYLEGYQPQSNTTTLMPQTGSLPAGSLFDPLESNLKELGLKATFFASKMSFNAAIYEINQRNILMNANDPVHPDLLVTRGAERSRGFECDLAGYITPDWQINVSYSYIDAKITNDRNTSLIGARKQNTPKNSANLWTRYNFASDSALKDLGIGFGLQYQSSKIPWFTRDFTLPDFTVFDAALYYKPNKSNMQIALNAGNLFNKTYWLGAQNYLRLFPGAPRNYSLTVTYKF; this is encoded by the coding sequence ATGAAACATTTACTCTCCCTATTCTTTTTAATAATTGGCATAAACTACGGGCAATCCCAAGTTATTAAGGGACAAATCATAGCTTTTGACACCAAAGAACCGATTGCAAAAGTTAACATAAAAGTACTCCAATCCGGCAAAGAGACCATAACAGATCAATATGGAAATTTTAGTCTGGAAGGAGAAGGAATACTTGAGATTACTTCTACGGGTTACAAAACGCAGCGCATTACTTCTAGTTCAGATTTTTTTACTATTGAATTGGAAACAACCCTCAATGAATTACAAACCGTCGAAATTGTTGGTCGAGCTACAAAAAAATACAATAGCGATTATTCTTTTGCAGCAACAAAAACAGCTGTATTAAACAAAGATATTCCACAATCTATTGCTACTGTAACCAAAGAATTAATTGCTGATAAAGGTGCTTTTTATCTCGCTGATGCTGTAAAAATGGCCAGCGGCGTAATTCCGGCCAGTTATTACAACCAATACACCATTCGCGGAATCAGCCAGAATGAAGAAGGTCAAATCATCAATGGAATGCGTACAAGACAATATTATTTTCTTCAGCCTCTAACGAATAATATCGAGCGTGTTGAAGTCATTAAAGGTCCGTCAAGTGCTACTTTCTCCTCTGCCGACCCTGGCGGAAGTATCAATCTGGTTACCAAAAAACCCTTGGCTACTGATCGTAAAGAAGTTAGTTTAAGCGTTGGAAGTTTTAGTACGTTACGCGGAACTTTAGATTTCACCGGCCCTTTAAACGACTCCAAAACACTTTTATATCGTGTTAATGCAGCCTATCAGGAAGCCAAATCGTATCGGGATTTAGTATCCAACAAATCCTTTCTAATTTCTCCTTCGTTCAGTTATATTCCGAATGAAAAAACGGCCATTAATACCGAATTAATTATTAGTGATATGACGGGAACCCTTGACAGAGGTCAGCCTATATTTGGGGCTGTTGCCGGTGTAACCAATTTAAAACAAACTCCGATTAGTCTAAATCTGGGAGCTTCCGGGGATTACTTTAAATCAAAGGAAATGATTTTAACGACAAACTTTGTCCATAAATTCAATTCGAAAATTGGTTTTAATGCTACCTATATGAAACAAACCTGGACCGAAGATCTTCAGGAACACAGGACTACAAATGCCTTTGCGGTAGACATCAATAATAAACCCGTAACAAGTCTTGCTATGATGCAGTTTGTACAACGCCAGCAATATTGGGACATTGACAATCTAAGTGCTTTTTTTAATTTTGATTATAAAACCGGAAAATTAAATCATAAATTATTAGTAGGTTATGATCTGAGCAGTTGGAATAAAAACAAAGGCGGTGGACAAAATGCGGCAAGAGGTTATGTATTGAAAGACGGAACGGTAGCGGGCTCTTTTATATTGGCAAATGCTTCTAATTATCAGACCACAACCGTAAATGGGGTAGTTTTACCAAAACCCAATGTTTCCTTTTTTGACTTAAACAACCCTTCTTATGCGATGAGGAGTCCGGAAGATTATATATTGAATGTTAGAACAGCCTTACCATCCGCTTTGACTGCGACCAATGCTCTTTATATTCAGGATCTTATTCAATGGGAGAAATTCACTTTTTTACTTGGACTTCGAAAGGAATGGTTTGAAGACATTACCAACTATGAATCAAATAACGAACTGACGGTAAAAAAATCAGCTCTGTTGCCACGTGTCGGAGTTACTTACGCTGTTAACCAAGCCGTAAATGTTTATACCACTTATTTGGAAGGTTATCAGCCACAATCGAATACTACAACATTAATGCCTCAAACAGGCTCTTTACCTGCCGGCAGTTTGTTTGATCCGCTCGAAAGCAATTTAAAAGAATTAGGTCTTAAGGCCACTTTCTTTGCTAGTAAGATGAGTTTTAACGCCGCAATTTACGAGATCAATCAACGCAATATTTTAATGAATGCCAATGATCCTGTTCATCCGGATTTATTGGTAACCAGAGGTGCTGAGCGTAGTCGTGGTTTTGAATGTGATCTGGCGGGTTACATTACTCCCGATTGGCAAATAAATGTTTCGTACAGTTATATTGATGCTAAAATTACCAATGACCGCAATACCTCTTTAATTGGCGCCAGAAAACAAAATACACCAAAAAACAGTGCCAACTTATGGACACGTTACAACTTTGCTTCTGATTCGGCTTTGAAAGATTTGGGAATTGGTTTCGGACTGCAATATCAAAGTAGCAAAATACCGTGGTTTACCAGGGATTTTACGCTTCCTGATTTTACTGTTTTTGACGCTGCTTTGTACTATAAACCCAATAAAAGCAATATGCAAATTGCTTTAAACGCCGGTAATTTATTCAATAAAACCTACTGGTTGGGCGCTCAGAATTATTTGCGTTTGTTTCCCGGAGCACCAAGAAATTATAGCCTTACCGTAACCTATAAATTTTAA